One Primulina tabacum isolate GXHZ01 chromosome 10, ASM2559414v2, whole genome shotgun sequence DNA segment encodes these proteins:
- the LOC142505623 gene encoding cyclin-D4-1-like, which produces MAEREREFLLGDAYLERLRSGELVLGFRKEALDWMYKAGEMEVVFQGKTVQRMEIVVLEYVKWRMKAYTPRNCIDYCLRKINDIEITPEPLISRSVEIILSTIKGFDFLGFRPSEIVEASCSECSLPRFTGIEKAGLEGMTNSSGSGFQSTTDHVENSVEWNTIGTINRSAWK; this is translated from the exons ATGGCTGAAAGAGAGAGGGAGTTCCTGCTCGGAGATGCGTATCTTGAAAGATTGAGGAGTGGGGAGCTTGTTTTGGGTTTCAGGAAAGAAGCTTTGGATTGGATGTATAAG GCGGGGGAGATGGAAGTTGTGTTTCAAGGTAAAACCGTGCAAAGAATGGAGATTGTGGTGCTGGAATACGTGAAGTGGAGGATGAAAGCTTATACACCACGCAACTGCATAGACTATTGCCTTAGAAAGattaatgatattgaaattACACCAGAGCCATTGATCTCCAGATCCGTTGAAATCATTTTAAGCACAATAAAAG GTTTTGATTTCTTGGGATTCAGGCCTTCCGAGATAGTTGAAGCAAGTTGCAGTGAATGTTCCCTGCCTCGTTTCACGGGAATAGAAAAG GCAGGGCTCGAAGGCATGACAAATAGTAGCGGATCAGGTTTTCAAAGTACTACTGATCATGTGGAGAATTCAGTTGAGTGGAACACCATTGGTACCATCAATCGAAGTGCTTGGAAATGA